The segment TTCGCAAATGGTCAAGTCCATCTGCCAAATCAACCAAGCTGGCAAAGCCCTACTCAAGACCGCCATGGAAAAACTAGGCCTCTCTGCCAGAGCCTACGACCGCATCCTCAAAGTCTCCAGAACCATCGCCGATCTGGCTGGCAAAGAAGACATCCAAATCGAACACCTCGCAGAGGCCATCCAATACCGCAGCCTAGACAGAGACGGCTGGGCTAATTAATCCTCCAATAGTAACCAACCTTAAAAAGCACAAGTTTTGATTCGTCACACTCTATTTTCCCCCAACCATGACACCCAAAGGCAGTTTCGTGAGTCGGTCGGGTGACTATGTTTATAGTAGCGCAAGACACTATGGAGGTAATGGAAGTGGAGCTACTATGAAGGCATTGCAAATGCCATAAAGATGTGGTCGCATTCGGAAATGCGACCGAGCGGATCGAGGCGTGCAATATGCTGCGTATGCTTTTTCTGATCATCTCAAGCGACAAGGAGTCAAGCAGAGCATGAGCAGAAAAGGGAACTGTTGGGACAATGCTGTTGCTGAAGGCTTTTTCAAAATACTCAAGTCTGAAATGGTTAGGCATGTCAATTACCACAGCATACTTCAAGCTAAAACTCAAATATTTGAATTCATTGAAGTTTGGTACAATAGAAAAAGGAAACATGCCTATCTAGGCTATAAAACACCCGATGAATTTGGGAAAGATAATTATTCAAAATGCGCTTAACTATTTGTCCACTTTTTTGTTGCAAGTCCAAGTATCTAAGGCCTAAACACTAAGATCTAACTCATCACTTTGACTCCCTAGCCACATGCTCCTCAAAGTCTGCGCAGACTTGGCCTCAAATCCGTGCAGACTTTACTTCAAATCTGCGCAGACTTTACCTCAAATCCGCGCAGACTTTCTCCCAAACCCGCGCAGATTTTTTCTAGAACCGCGCAGACTTTGTCCCAAACCCGCGCAGACTTTCTCTCAAACCTAGGCAGACTTTCGAACAAACAACAGCAGACTTTCACACAAACGACACTACGTTTTGGAGTAAATCTGCGCGGGTTTTTGGAGACAAGTAAAATGGCCTTTGAAATGGGTATAGGGGTAGTTTGGGATAGTTACTATTCACCACAAGAATGAACCTACTTTTTGGTTCCGTTAGCCTAGATCGCTTGTCACGCTGAGGTTCTCTCCTTGTCACTCTGAGGTTCTCGAAGAGTAGACAAGCAGTACCGAAGCATCAGCACTACCTGCCTATGGTTCGAGTTTATCCACCAAGGCGTGTACCTCACTATGACAGGGGGAGACTAGAGGAAGAGGGTACACAACTGCAGCCCCTATCTTACTTTCCTCTACCCTTTAGTATTTGCTCAGAACTGCGTAATATTAAGCATGCGAAAAATCATCTACCAGCTCGTCTTCATGGCAATCGTGTTTCAGACGCAGGCACAGTCGATTACCAAGTCCCTAGATCAATACATGGCCCAGGTCAAAGGTGGCTCCTACGACCCCATCCCCAGCAAAATATTGAATACCAAAGATGTTGCTTCCTTGCTGACCGAACTGAACCAATACCAGCAGGATACCATCCCGAAGATCAGAGCTAAGGCCTATGCGATTGCCAAGTCTGTTGGTCAACAGAGTAATCAGGCATCCATACGATCGCAAGCAGTGAGTGTGTTGACCCAAGGATTGCAGGACAAAGACAGCGGAATCATCGATGCAGTGATGGAGGGCTTGTCTGGATTTTTGCTAGAGGATTTTGCAGCACGAGACAAAGAGAGGATTGGGCAGTACATAGATACGGCTGCCATTCATCTCGATATGGCACTGAAGCTGGCAGGATGGCTTCAGCTGACCCAATTCAGAATCCCGATCGATCAAATCATCCAATCCGATGCTTCATTTACCGACAAATGGGCGGCTAGACTGGCACTGTGCAGGATGGGTGATCAAGCATCTACGGGCTATTTGTTGCTCAAACTGAGTCGTGCACCTATCGATGATGATTTCGTCTATGATTTTGTGCCAGGCTTGGTGTACACACGCAATCCAGAGATTTTTGCGTATTTGGAAACAATCATTCAAAGCGACCAAGCAAATTGTATGTCTGCCGACCCAGACTCTAGCCAGAAGATACTCTGCGGCTATCGGGTAATGGAGTATATCGCGCCTGTGATTGTAGATTTTCCATTGCCCGTAGATGAATTTGGGGAGTTGATGGTCGCAGATTATGAGCAAGCGCTGCAGGAGGTTCGAGTTTGGCTGGATCAGCATGAAACCTATGAGATCCAAAAGGAAGGATTTTAGCATCGTCCAAATAGTCACATGTTGCGTCGAACCACCCTCTGGTCTTTGCAGAGGTACGACCGGAGAGATTGTGTCTATAGCAGTGCCAAGAATTATTGTGGGAAATGAGTGTAATGAATGTGGATTTACAGTAGTATTACTGGCATTACAAATGGCCAAAAGATTAAGTCGCAATGCAATTGCGACCTAGCGGAATCATTGACCTCACCAACTTGTCTTTGAATGCTGGGTTTGTAGTCACTACTCGAAGCATAAAATTTAATCCTAAAAATAATACCCAAATTGATCTAGGATCAAAAGGGTCTCTGATCAAAAAGGCCATGAAATCTAGTCTAAAGAAAATCAACAAATATGCTGTCAACCCATAGAAGGTAATGTTGGTATAGGATAAAATCAATTGTCAGAGAAACAAAGAAAATCACTCATACTTTTTTATTTCCATTCTCGTTAATAAAACATGCTAAACGAAAATCAAGATTTGCGCGTAAAACTTGTGGATAATTTATCAATTAGGTGATGTCATTCATTTTACTTTTTAAATCCCTTGAAGTAGATTAGCGAAACTGTTATAGAAATAATACCAATACTATGAGCAACGGAGAGAAAACCAGGTATTCGGCTAGCGAATTGCAAGAATTTGAAGAGCTGATCAATGGAAAATTAGAGAAGGCTTGGAACGAGTTGAATTACATCAAACAATCCTTGACCAAAAGCAAAGACTCAGGAACAGACAGTACGTTTGGCAATGTGAAAACACTAGAAGATGGTGCCGATACAGCCGAAAAAGAAAGCTTGAACCAATTGGCAGCTAGACAGCAAAAGTTTATCACCAATTTGGAAAATGCCTTGATTAGAATCAAAAATGGTACATATGGTATCTGCAAAGAAAGTGGCAAACTGATCAGCAAAGAAAGACTCAGAGCTGTGCCGCACACTACATTATCTATTGATTCTAAGCTGAAGCAAAACAGCTAATTTGGACTTTTTGTCAAACCATATTGAGGCGCTGATATTTTGTGCACCAAAGCCTATCGCAGAAAGAGAACTACAGGAGTGTCTTTCTGAGATGTTTGAGGCAGAAATACCCCTCAAGGATATAGAAGAGGCTATCGCCTCCTTGCAGCAAAAGTATGCCTCAGAGCAATACTCCTTTGAGCCTGTAAATAGCGGAGGAGGTTACCAATTCTTGACCAAACCAGCTTACCAAGTCAGCATAGGGATACTACTCAAGCAACAATCCAAAAAGCGTCTGTCCAATTCTGCCCTTGAGACACTTGCCATCATCGCTTACAAACAACCTGTCACCAAAGGCGAACTCGAACAAATCCGTGGAGTCAACTGTGACTACTCTGTGCAAAAACTCTTGGAGAAGGAGTTGATAGAAATCAAAGGAAAATCTGAGGCCGTCGGTCGCCCTATCATCTATGGCACGAGTCAAAACTTCACAGACTACTTCGGTATCAACAGCATCAGCGAACTCCCAACCCTCAAAGATTTCGAACAACGAGACAACGAAATCGGAGATACGCAGGAATAGTGTTGAGAAGCTGGCATTGTGATGCTCCATCCTCACTTTGGTCTATCATGACTAAAAACCTGTTGACTGTTGACTGTCAACCGTGAACTATATTGTCTAGCTTTGTAGGATAAATTCTGATCATGGAAAGAAAACAGCGACTTCAAAAAACTACTACTCCCAAAAAGCTTTCGATTGATTTTCCCGTAAGGATCAACAAATACATCTCCAATGCAGGTATTTGCTCACGCCGTGATGCAGACAAGCTTATTCAGGAGGGAAAGATTCAGATCAACGGCAAAGTAGCAACCGAACTAGGTCAGAAAGTCGAACAAAACGATGAAGTCAGATACAATGGCAAGGTCATCAGTCCTCAGAACTACGTCTATGTATTGCTCAACAAACCAAAGGATTTCATTAGTACGATGGAAGATCCTGAGGATAGAAAAACCGTCATGGACATTGTGAAAGGTGCTTGTGATGAGAGAATTTACCCTGTTGGCAGATTGGATAGAAATACCACAGGTTTGCTGCTATTGACCAATGATGGCCAGCTGTCTCAAAAACTGACTCATCCATCCTATAAAATCAAGAAAATCTACCACGTTGAGTTAGACAAACCACTGACTGCTAATCACTTAGAAGATATTGCTGCAGGATTCAGTTTGGATGATGGTCCTGTCACGGTAAGCGAAATAGCCATCCTAGATGAGACCAAAAAGAATATAGGCATTCAAATCCACATCGGTAGAAACAGAATCGTAAGACGCATCTTCGAAAACTTTGGCTATGAGGTCGTCAAACTAGACCGCACCATGTATGGCTCCTTGACCAAAAAAGATTTGCCAAGAGGCAAATGGAGATTTTTGACGGACAAGGAACTCAACTTGCTCAAAAACATGAGTTGATTGAGCGCCAAACGCTTTAAGTGAAGTACTATGTGTATTGTTTAAAGCGCTTGGCATAAAGTGCATTGCCTTATTTCAAGACGGCAAGAATCGTTTTACCACCCTTGGTTTTCTGCTCTAGCTCCACCTTGATCTCTGCGTCCAATGGCAAGAAGACATCTAATCTTGAGCCAAACTTGATGAAACCGTATTCCTGTCCTTGAGTCAATTGATCATTTTCTTTGTGGTACCACTTGATACGACGGGCTACTGCACCAGCAATCTGACGCACGAGGACTTCCACCCCAGCAGGGTTTTGGACGACCATCGTGGTTCGTTCGTTTTCTGTGCTGGACTTAGGATGCCATGCGACCAAATATTTACCTGCATGGTATTTAAAATACTTGACCAATCCGCCGACTGGGGTTCTGCACACGTGGACATTGAGTGGCGACATAAATATCGAAATCTGCTTGCGCTCAGCATGGAAGTATTCATCTTCCATTGTATTCTCGATCACGACTACTTTGCCTTCGGCAGGTGCCAAGACGACCTTGTCATCGATCTCGATTGAGATGCTTGGACTCCTAAAAAACTGAAGTATCAATAAGTAAATAACCAAACTGGCAATGAGTACCAGTTGTTGGACGATTGCGAGTCCTGGCAAAAAATAGCTCACCATATAATTGATGGCAAATAGTACTGCGAGAAGTACAAATAGTAATTTTCTTCCTTCTTTGTGTATAGTCATCTCCTTGTCGTAAAAAAGGGTTCTTTTAGAACCCTCCTCTGTATTTATATGTGTTTGAAACCTTGTCTATAGCTACGATATATGCAGCAATTCTCAAAGATACATCGTATTGCTGAGACACTTCATATACGTGATTGAATGATGTTTTCATGATCCTGTCAGATCTTCTGTTCACCCTTTCTCTCGTCCATTTGTATCCCAAACGATTTTGTACCCATTCGAAATAGGATACAGTCACTCCACCCGCATTGGCCAAAATGTCTGGTACAGCCCACACATCGTTTTCTTTCAATATGGCATCTGCCTTGGCAGAGGTTGGACCATTCGCTCCTTCCACGATCAGTTTGGCTTTGATCTTGCCAGCATTGTCTTTGGTGATTACATCTTCCATCGCCGCTGGAATCAAAACATCGACATCCAAGAACAACAACTCATCTCCTGGGATTTTCTCCGCTCCTTTGTATCCTTCGAGGCTATTCTTATTCGCATCACGATAAGCAATCGC is part of the Reichenbachiella agarivorans genome and harbors:
- a CDS encoding IS3 family transposase, producing the protein MQYAAYAFSDHLKRQGVKQSMSRKGNCWDNAVAEGFFKILKSEMVRHVNYHSILQAKTQIFEFIEVWYNRKRKHAYLGYKTPDEFGKDNYSKCA
- a CDS encoding TraR/DksA family transcriptional regulator; amino-acid sequence: MSNGEKTRYSASELQEFEELINGKLEKAWNELNYIKQSLTKSKDSGTDSTFGNVKTLEDGADTAEKESLNQLAARQQKFITNLENALIRIKNGTYGICKESGKLISKERLRAVPHTTLSIDSKLKQNS
- the scpB gene encoding SMC-Scp complex subunit ScpB, which gives rise to MDFLSNHIEALIFCAPKPIAERELQECLSEMFEAEIPLKDIEEAIASLQQKYASEQYSFEPVNSGGGYQFLTKPAYQVSIGILLKQQSKKRLSNSALETLAIIAYKQPVTKGELEQIRGVNCDYSVQKLLEKELIEIKGKSEAVGRPIIYGTSQNFTDYFGINSISELPTLKDFEQRDNEIGDTQE
- a CDS encoding pseudouridine synthase, translating into MERKQRLQKTTTPKKLSIDFPVRINKYISNAGICSRRDADKLIQEGKIQINGKVATELGQKVEQNDEVRYNGKVISPQNYVYVLLNKPKDFISTMEDPEDRKTVMDIVKGACDERIYPVGRLDRNTTGLLLLTNDGQLSQKLTHPSYKIKKIYHVELDKPLTANHLEDIAAGFSLDDGPVTVSEIAILDETKKNIGIQIHIGRNRIVRRIFENFGYEVVKLDRTMYGSLTKKDLPRGKWRFLTDKELNLLKNMS
- a CDS encoding phosphatidylserine decarboxylase family protein is translated as MTIHKEGRKLLFVLLAVLFAINYMVSYFLPGLAIVQQLVLIASLVIYLLILQFFRSPSISIEIDDKVVLAPAEGKVVVIENTMEDEYFHAERKQISIFMSPLNVHVCRTPVGGLVKYFKYHAGKYLVAWHPKSSTENERTTMVVQNPAGVEVLVRQIAGAVARRIKWYHKENDQLTQGQEYGFIKFGSRLDVFLPLDAEIKVELEQKTKGGKTILAVLK